The following coding sequences are from one Thermocrinis jamiesonii window:
- a CDS encoding DUF86 domain-containing protein has product MEKKVKISLILESFHNLEKAYADLKKLVSMGKEEFVKNKLVWDKARVDFNLAFESSMRPCRHLSVVYGLRTTSKDCLVKLGEHIGFKDLKNLQDLTNFYIEYRDPKKTVDPEELYHFLEQNIHVFKEYAKAVVEHIKKTTGNVLLIDFDLLRQKAKHVKDSVDKINFVLSVDLEEFKSKPMYYDRVKYFYQVAYDSLFDICKHLAPKFGIKKFGDDCLLKMVEHGIVSEEHKDRIIKMIKLKNKLISTWDIPQEELYENLRETKDWFEPLMKEIAVSLKNLLEKVSSSQKSPLRNNQEKEKDKKE; this is encoded by the coding sequence ATGGAGAAAAAGGTAAAAATAAGTTTGATCTTGGAAAGTTTTCACAATTTAGAAAAGGCTTATGCGGACTTGAAAAAGCTTGTATCGATGGGCAAAGAAGAATTTGTAAAGAACAAGCTTGTTTGGGATAAGGCAAGGGTGGATTTTAACTTGGCTTTTGAAAGTTCTATGAGACCTTGCAGACACTTATCTGTGGTTTATGGTCTAAGGACTACGTCAAAAGACTGTTTGGTAAAGTTGGGCGAGCACATAGGTTTTAAAGATTTAAAAAACCTTCAGGATCTTACCAACTTCTACATTGAATACAGAGACCCAAAAAAAACAGTAGATCCAGAAGAGCTATATCACTTTTTAGAACAAAATATCCATGTATTTAAGGAATATGCAAAGGCGGTGGTGGAACACATAAAAAAAACTACCGGGAATGTTCTTTTGATAGACTTTGACCTTCTAAGACAAAAAGCAAAACACGTGAAAGATTCCGTAGACAAAATAAACTTCGTTCTTTCGGTAGATTTAGAAGAGTTCAAAAGCAAGCCTATGTATTACGATAGAGTAAAGTATTTTTATCAAGTAGCTTACGATTCTTTGTTTGACATATGCAAACATTTAGCACCAAAGTTTGGAATAAAAAAGTTTGGAGACGATTGCCTCTTAAAAATGGTAGAGCACGGAATAGTCTCGGAGGAGCACAAAGATAGAATTATCAAGATGATAAAGCTTAAAAATAAACTAATAAGCACGTGGGATATACCACAAGAGGAGCTTTATGAAAATTTAAGAGAAACAAAGGATTGGTTTGAACCGTTGATGAAAGAGATTGCTGTTTCTCTCAAAAACCTATTAGAAAAAGTTTCTTCAAGTCAAAAATCACCGCTAAGAAACAACCAAGAGAAAGAAAAGGACAAAAAGGAATAG
- a CDS encoding prepilin peptidase: MVYLLLFVLGAVFGSFYNVLIYRIPKGMSIAYPPSHCPNCKVPIKWYDNIPIVSYLMLKGRCRNCKSKIPLRYPLVEMASGLLAVICFYKWGFSLSALVFYIFFSTLLVLSMIDWDTFSLPEPIILGGILFGFTTSVFRSDFSLFESFVGAMSGALPFLLIYLYYTKIRKMEGLGFGDVELMAFIGSVAGIWGVIGAVFLGSIIGLTYAIPTILKNKNINFAIPFCPFLSLGCFLAVIFDLKKLFLIGF; the protein is encoded by the coding sequence GTGGTTTATCTTCTTCTTTTTGTGCTTGGTGCGGTGTTTGGAAGTTTTTACAACGTTTTGATATACCGAATCCCAAAGGGTATGTCCATAGCCTATCCGCCTTCCCACTGTCCAAACTGCAAAGTTCCCATAAAGTGGTATGACAACATTCCAATAGTTTCCTACCTTATGCTGAAAGGCAGATGTAGAAACTGTAAAAGTAAAATACCTCTGAGATATCCGCTTGTTGAGATGGCAAGTGGGCTTTTGGCAGTGATATGCTTCTACAAGTGGGGCTTTAGCTTGTCTGCCTTGGTTTTTTACATCTTTTTCTCCACCCTCTTGGTCCTTAGCATGATAGACTGGGATACTTTTAGCTTGCCTGAGCCAATCATACTTGGCGGTATTCTCTTTGGTTTTACAACTTCCGTTTTTAGGTCGGACTTTAGTCTATTTGAAAGTTTTGTGGGAGCAATGTCTGGCGCTTTACCTTTTTTACTTATTTACCTATACTACACTAAGATAAGAAAGATGGAAGGTTTGGGTTTTGGAGATGTGGAGCTTATGGCTTTTATAGGTTCTGTAGCAGGCATTTGGGGAGTGATAGGGGCGGTTTTTCTTGGCAGTATTATTGGGCTAACCTATGCCATTCCTACGATATTAAAAAACAAAAACATAAACTTTGCTATTCCTTTTTGTCCTTTTCTTTCTCTTGGTTGTTTCTTAGCGGTGATTTTTGACTTGAAGAAACTTTTTCTAATAGGTTTTTGA
- a CDS encoding DNA gyrase/topoisomerase IV subunit A, producing MEIVEVPIEEEVKQSYIDYAMSVIVGRAIPDVRDGLKPVQRRILYAMYEMGLLPDKGFVKSARIVGTVLGYFHPHGDQAVYEALVRMAQDFVMNYPLVIGQGNFGSIDGDPPAAMRYTEAKLSKYALLMLEDIDKDTVDFVPNFDGSTSEPQVLPSKFPNLLCNGTSGIAVGLATSIPPHNLREVAKALILLAQNPDVETEEIMKHLKGPDFPTGGVIENYKELVEFYKKGRGQVRIRAKAHVEKVSGGREQIVITEIPYQVNKSELIKRMAELVKEGKLKEISDIRDESDKEGLRIVVELKREAKGSDVLEKLYKYTQLRRNFPINFVVLIDGEPKQVGIKVLLQEFIRHRLEVIYRRSKYYLKKAEERLHVVNGLIIALSNLDEIIQDIKTSKDIAEAKERLMRKYSLTETQANAVLDLKLQRLTSLERSKLEEEEKELKEKIAYYRRLVEDEGERLKLFIEETSKLAESFPSVRKTFVEGLDQDSKTGSITVVIFSDGRVMPLENIESGEVVNVLEVPFDDGLFMVSNRGRVYWIAGVQALQGSRVSFKEPEEKIVGAFVRSQAMDRLLLATNKGYIKKIPLVDFEYKAQGISIIKLTEDQGQIIRLIQSPEEGHIILFTKEGRVLRFPISEVSPATVGSKGMVGIKLEKGDEVVGLRVAKDEEFLLLITDKGKIEKIDANSVPIRSRAGKGVEVLALRREKLVDVIPIRKDEELELMLATAEGSVFYDRIKAEEIPKGVVRERWSMKGDRLVKIVIKKRL from the coding sequence ATGGAGATCGTAGAGGTCCCAATAGAAGAAGAGGTAAAACAGTCTTACATAGACTACGCAATGTCTGTTATTGTGGGGAGGGCAATACCGGACGTTAGGGATGGGCTAAAGCCCGTTCAAAGGCGCATACTGTATGCTATGTACGAAATGGGGCTTTTGCCTGATAAAGGCTTTGTAAAAAGTGCAAGAATAGTTGGCACAGTCTTAGGATACTTTCATCCTCATGGTGATCAGGCAGTTTACGAAGCTCTTGTGAGAATGGCTCAGGACTTTGTTATGAACTATCCACTTGTAATAGGACAGGGAAACTTTGGTTCCATTGACGGTGATCCGCCCGCCGCAATGAGATACACGGAAGCCAAACTATCCAAGTATGCCCTTTTGATGCTTGAGGACATAGACAAGGATACGGTGGATTTTGTGCCAAACTTTGACGGCTCTACATCAGAACCTCAGGTCTTACCTTCTAAGTTTCCGAACCTTCTTTGCAACGGAACCTCAGGTATAGCAGTAGGTCTTGCAACATCCATACCACCCCATAACCTAAGGGAAGTAGCCAAAGCCCTTATCCTTTTAGCCCAAAATCCAGACGTAGAAACAGAGGAAATAATGAAACATCTCAAAGGTCCAGATTTTCCTACGGGAGGAGTAATTGAAAACTACAAAGAGCTTGTAGAGTTTTACAAAAAGGGAAGGGGGCAGGTCAGAATAAGGGCAAAGGCGCACGTGGAAAAGGTCTCCGGCGGAAGGGAACAGATAGTCATAACAGAAATACCCTATCAGGTAAATAAATCGGAGTTAATAAAGAGAATGGCGGAACTAGTAAAGGAAGGAAAGCTAAAGGAAATATCGGACATAAGGGACGAGTCGGACAAGGAAGGGTTAAGGATTGTGGTTGAGCTCAAAAGAGAAGCAAAAGGTTCTGATGTTTTAGAAAAGCTTTACAAATACACCCAGCTTAGAAGAAACTTTCCTATAAACTTTGTGGTGCTGATAGATGGAGAACCAAAGCAGGTAGGTATAAAGGTCCTACTTCAGGAATTTATACGCCACAGGTTAGAAGTAATATACAGAAGGTCTAAGTACTACCTAAAAAAGGCTGAGGAGAGACTTCACGTAGTTAATGGTTTGATAATTGCTCTTTCTAATTTGGACGAAATCATTCAGGATATAAAGACTTCTAAGGACATTGCGGAAGCTAAGGAAAGGCTTATGAGAAAATATTCGCTAACTGAGACGCAGGCTAACGCAGTGCTGGACTTGAAGCTTCAAAGGCTCACCTCCTTGGAAAGAAGTAAATTGGAAGAAGAAGAAAAAGAACTCAAAGAAAAGATAGCCTATTACAGAAGGCTTGTGGAAGACGAAGGGGAACGGTTAAAACTTTTCATTGAAGAAACTTCCAAATTGGCCGAATCTTTTCCATCGGTCAGAAAGACCTTTGTTGAGGGTTTAGATCAGGACTCTAAGACGGGTAGTATAACGGTAGTAATATTCTCAGATGGAAGGGTTATGCCTTTGGAAAACATAGAGAGTGGGGAAGTGGTAAATGTGTTGGAAGTGCCCTTTGACGATGGACTATTTATGGTGTCTAACCGGGGTAGAGTCTACTGGATAGCAGGGGTTCAGGCTTTACAGGGCAGCAGGGTATCTTTCAAAGAGCCAGAAGAAAAAATAGTGGGTGCCTTTGTAAGATCCCAGGCTATGGACAGGCTCCTTCTTGCTACCAATAAAGGATACATAAAGAAAATACCTTTGGTAGATTTTGAATATAAAGCTCAGGGAATAAGCATCATAAAGCTAACCGAAGATCAAGGGCAAATCATAAGACTTATCCAATCTCCAGAAGAGGGGCATATTATTCTTTTCACCAAGGAAGGAAGGGTGTTGAGGTTTCCAATCTCGGAAGTATCACCCGCCACTGTGGGCTCTAAAGGGATGGTTGGCATAAAGCTTGAAAAGGGTGATGAAGTGGTGGGCTTGAGGGTTGCAAAGGACGAGGAGTTTTTGCTTTTAATCACAGACAAAGGTAAAATAGAAAAGATTGATGCAAACAGTGTGCCCATCAGAAGTAGAGCTGGAAAAGGTGTGGAGGTTTTAGCTTTAAGGAGGGAAAAACTTGTGGATGTTATACCCATTAGGAAAGATGAAGAGCTTGAGCTGATGTTGGCTACAGCTGAAGGTTCTGTGTTTTACGACAGGATAAAGGCTGAGGAAATTCCAAAGGGTGTGGTTAGGGAAAGGTGGAGTATGAAAGGGGACCGCTTAGTTAAAATCGTTATAAAGAAGCGTTTATAA
- the tsf gene encoding translation elongation factor Ts has protein sequence MISAELVKQLREMTGAGMLDCKKALEEAQGDIEKAKEILRIRGLAKAEKKAGRETKEGIIQTFVSEDRKKGVILELNCETDFVAKNEHFIELALNLAKHIASLPENANGSGTFEDISQQTFFADPSQKLEEVVKSAIARIGENIRLSRWVRFDAEGYVHAYVHGMGRVGVLMEYKADSLSDDVLRLAQDMVLQIAAMKPEFVNVESIPAELLERERRILTEQTRQEGKPENIIEKIVEGKLKKFYQEKVLLEQPFIKDEKKTVKQYISQTGLNFEVVRFVRFEVGSA, from the coding sequence ATGATAAGTGCAGAGTTGGTAAAACAGCTTAGAGAAATGACAGGCGCAGGTATGTTGGATTGTAAAAAAGCTTTGGAAGAGGCCCAGGGCGATATAGAAAAGGCTAAGGAGATCCTGCGGATCAGAGGCCTTGCCAAAGCTGAAAAAAAGGCAGGAAGGGAAACGAAGGAAGGCATAATACAAACCTTTGTGTCTGAGGACAGAAAAAAGGGTGTGATACTGGAGCTAAACTGCGAAACAGACTTTGTCGCAAAGAACGAACATTTTATAGAGTTAGCTCTTAACTTAGCAAAGCACATAGCAAGCCTTCCTGAGAATGCCAACGGTTCGGGAACCTTCGAAGATATTAGCCAGCAAACTTTCTTTGCAGATCCTTCACAAAAGCTGGAAGAGGTTGTAAAGTCAGCCATAGCAAGGATAGGGGAAAACATAAGGTTGAGCAGGTGGGTAAGGTTTGATGCAGAAGGATACGTGCACGCTTATGTGCATGGAATGGGCAGAGTGGGTGTCCTGATGGAGTATAAAGCGGATAGTCTTTCGGACGATGTTTTAAGGCTTGCGCAGGATATGGTGCTTCAGATTGCAGCAATGAAGCCTGAATTTGTCAACGTAGAATCTATTCCTGCAGAGTTATTGGAAAGGGAAAGAAGAATACTAACAGAGCAAACGCGCCAGGAGGGAAAGCCTGAGAACATAATAGAGAAGATTGTAGAAGGTAAGCTCAAAAAGTTCTACCAAGAAAAAGTCCTTCTTGAACAGCCTTTCATAAAGGATGAGAAAAAAACAGTAAAGCAGTATATTTCACAAACAGGTCTAAACTTTGAGGTGGTAAGGTTCGTCAGGTTTGAAGTGGGTTCTGCCTGA
- the pyrH gene encoding UMP kinase: protein MDLVYKRILLKLSGEAFAGSQSYGIDPKFLEYITAEIGSLVKVGVQIAIVIGGGNIFRGIRGLEIGIDRATGDYMGMLATVINALALQSALEKLGGIHTRVLSALEIRQVAEPYIRRRAIRHLEKGRVVIFAAGTGNPFFSTDTAGALRAVEISAQLFIKATKVDGIYTDDPLKNPQAKFIDQISYLDAINMGLRIMDHTALTLCMENKLPILVLNINKPGNLLRAVMGEKVGSLIK from the coding sequence ATGGATCTTGTTTATAAGAGAATTCTTTTGAAGCTATCTGGAGAAGCTTTTGCGGGCAGTCAGAGCTACGGTATAGACCCAAAGTTTTTGGAATACATCACAGCGGAAATAGGCAGTTTAGTAAAGGTGGGCGTTCAGATAGCTATAGTCATAGGAGGGGGGAACATATTTAGAGGCATAAGAGGTTTAGAAATAGGAATAGACAGGGCTACGGGAGACTATATGGGAATGCTTGCTACAGTCATAAACGCTTTGGCCCTTCAGTCCGCTCTGGAAAAGCTCGGTGGCATACACACCAGGGTCCTGTCAGCCTTGGAGATAAGACAGGTTGCAGAACCTTACATCAGAAGAAGGGCAATAAGGCACTTAGAAAAAGGTAGGGTAGTTATCTTTGCCGCAGGCACAGGCAATCCCTTCTTTTCTACAGACACCGCGGGAGCACTGAGGGCAGTGGAGATCTCTGCTCAACTTTTCATAAAGGCGACAAAGGTTGATGGTATATACACGGATGATCCTCTAAAAAATCCGCAGGCAAAGTTCATAGACCAAATATCCTACCTTGACGCTATAAACATGGGACTAAGGATCATGGATCACACCGCTTTAACATTGTGTATGGAAAACAAACTGCCCATCCTTGTGCTAAACATTAACAAACCCGGCAACCTCTTAAGGGCTGTTATGGGTGAAAAGGTCGGTTCTTTGATCAAGTAA
- a CDS encoding AMP-binding protein: MQIDLENKLVVPIPKDFKKTALIYKEKEISYSELIENTKEYANYMDILPGDRVVIFAENRPEWIYALYAIWQRGGIGVPIDYMSSKKDLEYILRETTPSVVVCSEKTEEHLREALLSLNLNTTVINLDRVIPPKPIEHVMRRHFHDTALILYTSGTTGEPKGVMLSFKNIVSNILGVERLRVASKEDSTLALLPFHHSYPLVVSMLLPIYLGATIVFLEKLSSEALLETLQKHPISILIGVPRLYQLLHQRIKEKIEQNALAKVLLKVSPVLGRRLRKLVFKKVHQTFGGKLKYMVSGGAKLPLETAKFFDSLGFLVLEGYGLTETSPIVSFNPPNKIKLGSVGLPIEGVQVKVDLDGEIMVRGANVMQGYYKKEEETKKVFKQGWLLTGDLGYIDHEGYLYITGRKKEIIVLSGGKNVNPEELELLISKRSPVVKEVCVLEVDGSLHALIYPDFEKAKEMKILNLEEYIKWEVVDKVNRELPDWKRIKGFKLTSEELPKTRLGKLRRFMIPEIYRNLEKIEKKKEESTVVLEEEGKVIARFLSKLSGKEVKGFEHIELDLGLDSLAKVELLAFLESSFGVFLREEDLSLHPTVKELENLVKEKRQKFEPQEISWEKIIRSASPYIPYHNHTVFNLGLFLLKLCFKLYNRLEVYGLENLPEPPFIIAPNHASYLDGFVLASALPHSIASKTYFLGAEEYFRNPISSTFGKLAHVVPIDLQKKVKESVEKTAWLLRTQKVVVIFPEGARTRDGRLLPFKKGFAILSSVLNVPIVPTAIVGTYQSMSIRDRFPKPTKIKVVFGKPVYPKGKSLEDIVQEVRAQVESLLDQRTDLFTHNSP; this comes from the coding sequence ATGCAGATAGATTTAGAGAACAAGCTTGTTGTCCCAATACCAAAGGATTTTAAAAAAACCGCTCTTATATACAAAGAAAAAGAAATTTCCTACTCTGAATTAATAGAAAATACAAAAGAGTATGCCAATTATATGGACATTCTACCGGGTGATAGAGTGGTTATCTTTGCAGAGAACAGGCCCGAGTGGATATATGCCCTTTATGCCATTTGGCAGAGGGGTGGGATAGGGGTTCCAATAGACTATATGTCTTCCAAAAAGGACCTTGAATACATACTAAGGGAGACCACTCCTAGTGTGGTGGTGTGTTCCGAAAAAACAGAAGAACACCTAAGGGAAGCTCTACTTTCTTTAAACTTAAACACTACGGTAATAAACTTAGACAGAGTCATACCACCAAAGCCCATTGAACATGTTATGCGCAGACACTTTCACGACACAGCGCTAATCCTTTACACCTCCGGCACCACCGGAGAGCCAAAAGGTGTAATGCTAAGTTTTAAAAACATCGTTTCGAACATCCTCGGCGTAGAGCGTCTTAGGGTAGCTTCAAAGGAAGACAGCACCTTGGCACTCCTTCCCTTCCACCATTCTTATCCTTTAGTGGTCTCTATGCTTTTGCCCATATACTTGGGTGCTACTATAGTCTTTTTAGAAAAGCTAAGCTCAGAGGCACTGTTGGAAACCTTGCAAAAGCATCCTATCAGCATACTAATAGGGGTACCAAGGCTGTATCAACTTTTACACCAAAGGATTAAAGAAAAAATAGAACAAAACGCTTTGGCTAAAGTCCTACTTAAAGTTAGTCCAGTTTTGGGAAGAAGGCTAAGAAAGTTGGTTTTCAAAAAGGTCCATCAGACTTTTGGTGGAAAGCTAAAGTATATGGTAAGCGGTGGTGCAAAGCTTCCCTTAGAAACTGCCAAGTTCTTTGACAGCTTGGGTTTCTTAGTCCTTGAAGGATACGGTCTGACGGAAACCTCCCCCATAGTTAGTTTTAATCCTCCAAACAAAATAAAGCTTGGCTCAGTAGGTTTGCCTATAGAAGGAGTTCAGGTTAAGGTAGACCTAGACGGTGAAATTATGGTAAGGGGTGCAAACGTTATGCAGGGTTACTATAAAAAGGAGGAGGAAACGAAAAAAGTCTTCAAACAAGGTTGGCTTCTTACCGGAGACTTAGGATACATAGACCATGAAGGTTATTTATACATAACAGGAAGGAAAAAAGAGATTATAGTCTTGTCTGGGGGTAAAAACGTAAACCCAGAGGAGTTGGAACTGCTAATATCCAAAAGAAGTCCGGTTGTTAAGGAAGTTTGCGTTTTAGAGGTAGATGGAAGCCTTCATGCGCTGATCTATCCCGACTTTGAAAAGGCAAAGGAAATGAAAATACTAAACCTTGAGGAATACATAAAGTGGGAGGTGGTGGATAAGGTCAATAGAGAGCTTCCGGATTGGAAAAGGATAAAGGGGTTTAAACTGACTTCTGAGGAATTGCCCAAAACCCGTCTTGGAAAGCTAAGAAGGTTTATGATCCCAGAAATATACAGAAACTTGGAAAAGATAGAAAAGAAAAAGGAAGAATCAACGGTAGTTTTAGAAGAAGAAGGAAAGGTCATAGCAAGATTTCTTTCTAAACTTTCTGGAAAAGAAGTAAAGGGTTTTGAACACATAGAGCTTGACCTTGGCTTGGACTCTTTGGCAAAGGTAGAACTTTTAGCCTTCTTAGAATCAAGCTTTGGCGTTTTCTTAAGGGAAGAAGATCTCTCTCTTCATCCCACTGTAAAAGAGCTTGAAAATCTTGTAAAGGAAAAAAGGCAGAAGTTTGAACCCCAAGAGATAAGTTGGGAAAAAATAATAAGGTCCGCAAGTCCTTACATTCCTTATCACAACCACACTGTGTTTAATTTGGGTCTTTTTTTGCTGAAACTTTGCTTCAAACTTTACAACAGGTTAGAAGTTTATGGATTGGAAAACCTGCCTGAACCACCCTTTATAATCGCTCCAAACCACGCAAGTTATTTGGATGGTTTTGTATTGGCAAGTGCCCTACCTCACTCTATTGCAAGTAAAACCTACTTTTTGGGAGCGGAAGAGTACTTTAGAAATCCAATAAGCTCAACTTTTGGAAAGTTAGCACATGTGGTGCCAATAGACCTTCAGAAAAAGGTTAAAGAGTCTGTGGAAAAGACCGCATGGCTTTTGAGGACGCAGAAGGTGGTGGTGATCTTTCCGGAAGGTGCAAGGACAAGAGACGGAAGACTCCTTCCTTTTAAAAAGGGCTTTGCTATTCTAAGCAGTGTGTTAAACGTTCCGATTGTTCCAACCGCAATAGTCGGCACCTATCAGTCTATGTCCATAAGAGACAGATTTCCAAAACCTACAAAGATAAAAGTGGTCTTTGGAAAGCCGGTTTATCCAAAAGGTAAAAGCTTGGAGGATATAGTGCAAGAGGTAAGGGCACAAGTGGAAAGCTTACTTGATCAAAGAACCGACCTTTTCACCCATAACAGCCCTTAA
- the yajC gene encoding preprotein translocase subunit YajC, whose protein sequence is MIEFAFAQNGSPHGSSPWSALLFQLFFFLFLFALFYFLLIRPQQKARKKHQEFLSKLKKGDRVVTSSGIIGTVVEIGDNTVSLKVDANTRITFLKEYISGYHKEKEEEKS, encoded by the coding sequence ATGATAGAGTTTGCCTTTGCTCAGAATGGGTCTCCCCATGGTTCAAGCCCTTGGTCTGCACTACTTTTTCAGCTATTTTTCTTTCTCTTCCTGTTTGCCTTGTTTTACTTTCTTTTGATAAGACCACAGCAAAAAGCAAGAAAAAAACATCAGGAGTTTCTCTCTAAGCTAAAGAAAGGGGATAGGGTAGTAACCTCTTCGGGAATAATAGGAACGGTGGTGGAAATTGGGGATAACACAGTTTCTTTAAAGGTTGATGCAAACACACGAATTACGTTTCTGAAAGAATACATAAGCGGGTATCACAAAGAAAAAGAAGAAGAAAAATCTTAA